GATAGCAAAGGTCAAAATAATTCGAATTATGTTTGACTTAACTACAAGTGATAATGTCTCATGAAAATCAAAGCCCTCTTGTTGATGGAAGCCATTAACAACAAGCATTACTTTGTATTTTTTGATACTAGGATTATCCTTTGCCTTGAACACCCACTTTCATCCTATAGGTTTCCTATCAGGTGGAAGTGAGGTTAGTGTCCAGGTGTCTTTCTTCAATAATGAATCATATTCATTTTTCATAGCTGCATACCATTCAGGATTGGCAGGGGCTTTTTTGGTAGTATGATGTTTAGTATGCATAAAAAACATTTAGGTTTGGACTTTCCAGTTTTAACTCTAGTCAACATTGGATGATTGTTGACTAATGGATTAGGATTAAGAGGTTGTGTATGAAAGGAGGAAGATAAAGACTTTGTGGATTAGCTGATTCAAGTTGGTGACCAGGAGTTAATTATGTGGTCTGATGTAAACTGTAATGATTAAGTGTGAGTTTGGAAACATGGGATAGATCATTAGACTGACACGTTATTTACCCTTGATTTTGGTAAACTatcgctagtcctccaaattCAACCACTTCGGTTACTCCTAGGATCAGCTAGATTGATCCTAAAGACATATATGTTCATTTTCTATGTATTTAGGTTTTCTAGGCCAAAATGTAAGTCTAATCTTAAAGGAAAAAAGGGTAAATAACTGTAAAGGTTTGTGTTTAAAAGTAAAGTGCGAAGAAGATAAAGTTGTGCTGGAAAAGTAAAGGGTTTTGGACATGAAGGATAAAGAAAACTGTAAAAGACTTTTGAATGTAAATAACTACTTGATAACTGAAATAAATGGTGTTTCAAACGTACATTCTCATAAAGACTCGTTTCTCAATACACTAGATACTTTGAGTAAGTTTTGAGGATTTGTACAATACTGAACACACGGAAAATCTATTTACTAAGATCCCTATATATAGTAATTCGACTATAAGGTCTTCTACTTTGAAGATGCCACGTTTCTATATGCATGCGCTTCACCTCTTGCAAGCCTCCATTCATcaatattttgtgaataattggGTTTATTAGTTAGTCGACGTGATTGTTCTGTTGGCCCCTTAAATAGTAATGTTGAATTTGTAGTAGAAAGGAAGAAGGGAAATATTTATGTGATTGGTGTGTGTACTTGGAACTTTGTGATCAGGTGATGCGGAAAAGAGCTTGCTGAAGGGAAATTCATTTTCATTAAATTTGACATCCTTGGATATAAAAATCCTACCTTTAGCACTAAGACACTTATGGCCTTTGTGAGTTGGAGAAACTCCTAGATACACACATTGAGTGCTTTTGAACTGAAGTTTATGTTAATTGTATGGCCCGAGTAAATGGAAACATGAGTATCCAAACACATTCAAGGACATACACTTGAGTTTCTTATTGAACAAGGCAACATAAGGTGAAATGAACTGAAGCAACCCAGTCGTTGACAGTCTATTTATCAGATGAACAACAATGCTAAAATTGTGATCCCAATATGTAATTGGCATTGCAGCATAAGCAAGTAGAGTAAACCTCGTTTCCACTATCTACATGTGCTTTCTCTCCACAATTCCATTCCGATGTGAAGTATGTGAACAAGTGAGCCTATGGACAATGCCAAGTTCCTTGAGATAAGAAATGAAAGACTTGGATTCTCCTACAAAGTCAGATTGGACAACTTTGATTGTTGTGTTGAATTGTGTAGTGACATACTTGTGGAAAAGCTCGAAAGTATTAAGAGTATCACTTTTGTTCTTGAGTAGAAACAACCAAGTATACTTAGTAAAAGTATTAACAAAATCTATATAGGAAGAGTATCCATTACTTTAAGGATGAAGGGAAGTTCCCCATAGGTCAGTATGAACAACTTCAAAAGTATAATAGTAAATGGTATTGGACAAAGAAGCATGTATTCTATGATATTTAGCAAGACAACatgaattacaaaaaaaaaaatctaaatcttTACTCTTGCATTATATCGTACAGATTTGAAACACATTAAGAATAGCCTTAGAGTTTTCATGGCGTAGCCTAGCATGCCATGAGAAGGCATTATTAGAAACACAATCTAATATAGTAATGTTATTAACAAAATATGACTTTTGATGTAACTTAAGAGTGAAGGTATTGCATGTGACTACTAGAACAAGGTTATTTAAGCAATATAAGTCACTTCTATCAAGAAAACCTTCAACAAGAATCAGCTTATAAGCATGTGATTTTACATAACATTTGTTAACATAAAACTCAAAGTATGCATCATTATCCTTAACAAACTATGAAACTGACAATAAATTTCTTATTATTTGGGGGACATGCAATATATGATTTAGGtgtaaattgtttttaaaatgcACTTGGGCTTGACATTGGTATGACCAATAAAGTGAACTAATATGATATGCACATTATCAACTACTACATGCTTAGGTTCATTACATGACAATTGCATATACAAGTTAGATGAAGAGTGAGTGATGTGATGTGATACACCTAAGCCTGCAAACCAAGCCTGAACTTCAACTGAGGAATTTGGAAATGTTCTTGATGTGCTATGCAAGTATTTTCCTAAGCAGATGTTGATGCTTGAGTTTGTTGTGTGGCTGGTGCAGTTCTTGATTCATTTGGTGTAAGCCATTTAGCTTGTGCTTTGACTGATGTAGGATCAAATGATGCATCAAATCTATTCTACACAATTGGCAAGTTGATTTGTTACTAGGAGTATAGTTTTGCCTGCCATGACCTCTACCACAATTTGTACTTCACATGAACATTTGATTCGACAAGTGCATATAAGCATATGCAAGTACAAATTTCATTCTTCCAAAAGAATTTTCAAATCACAAAAGAATTTTGTTATCGATTTTGCATCTTGTTTGAGATTGTAGATTTCCCATTGAAGCTCAGAAATATGAATCAAGTCTCCTTATGAGAATCATTCTTTGAGTTCACTCCAAATATAAAAGGCATTCTCCATGAATATAATAGATTAAGCACTAGATTCAAAACATAATTCAACATTGAAGAATGTACCAACATGTCGCAATGATTCCAAGCACAGTGAAAAGGATCAAAAGTATCACTTGGAACTGAAATGCTTCCATTGATGAACTCTAACTTCATTTTTCACCAATAACTTTTCGCATAGATCAAAAATAGGAATGGCAGTTCAAACCAGTTAACTTCGGTGAAACATAAACTGATGCAGGCCCGTCATCAAGGTGGAAGAAATAAGGAGTAGATTTATCCAAAACTAAATCGGTAGGTTGGGGGCGCAGTGGTCTAGTGGAAGAACAACGCAAAAAATTAAAGTTGATGTAGAAGAATTAAGATTAATGGCGGATGATACCATGTTGAATTAATGGAATAGGAAGGATTAATGAAAACATCGCAATAGAATAAGAGTTCATTCATTCGATCGGATTGAGTTCAAAGAAGAAAAACTCAATTTATACAtttaattcaaaaagaaaaaagacaaGGAAATGAAATAAGTAATTATAACTAATAACTACTATTAACTTAAGggtaatgctaacatgtgccttaagggcacatgttaaaaaAACTCCATTTAGaaagtttgtcttgaataaaatataaaataaaattaattatgtatTGATAATTAATTCAATACACAATGTTCAAgataaagtttctttatttagggcacatgttagcattaccATTAACTTAATTATTCTTCTAATCAACCATTAACAAAGTTTATGAAACTTTACATCCTAACTAACTAAAGtaattttatcaaaatattgaaaattactccctctgttttttattataagtcgttttagaaaaaaaaattgtatttaaatataagtcgttttacaattccaatgaataattaatactactttttttattatattcttaaatattaattattctctcccctttcaattatataaatttatcttccatatgtcattaatgaaggataattttataaaaacctttataatttttcattttcatacaacaattattatttttcttaaactgtgtgaaaagtctaaaaccatttataataaaaaacggagggagtatcaaATGAATTAGTAGGGAGTATGGTAAAAAATACTAGAAACAATATTTTAATTAAGAATATGAAAAATGATGTTAGAACtcacaaataaaaaaatacacaaatgaTTCGTTTCTAGCCGAATAGACCAAACTATACAAATCACAACTCAAAAAGTTCGAATATAATCATTTTATATAAAAAGAATTTATAGAAATTACAAAAAGTGAAAAAGTTAGAGAGCGCGTGTAGTGTAAGCAACAACAAGTAGCGCGTGAAACAACACAAACCAAAACCCACACACAAATCCTTCCTCCATACCATGTCCTTCTCTTCCCATTCCATTCCATGTATTTGTGAAACCAAACATCTTACATTACTAAACAAACAAACCACCGCACCGCACCGCACGTTAACCAAACAAACCAAACCACCTTTCTCGTAACTCTCAAAATTCTTGAACCATAAACAAACACACACTCTCACACTCTCATTATTCACCATCATTACTACAACATGTCCCACTTTGACTCTTCCTCACAAGACGATATCTCCCTTTTTCTCCATCAAATTCTCCtccgttcttcttcttcttcatcttcctcttctcATCTCATGCCTGGATCCATCCTCTCAAACCCACTTCACCATGCAAACATCTCACCCCTTCATCCCACCACCAGACCAAACCCCTCCGGAGGTGGAGGACTCAGTGGTAATGACACTGATGAATATGACTGTGAAAGTGAGGTAGTTCTCTTCAAGTTTTAACCTTTCTAGCTAGTAGtttctatatttttcttcttcatagGTTGCTTagttttttatgaaaacaataacttattgtttgtttttgtgtttttggtTATGTTTCTGACACTGGTTGTTGACTGGGTTTGTTGTGTGCCCTAAAAAGAATATAACTTTGATTCTTGCTCTTTTTCTAGTGGGGATCTTTCTAGTTTTTTTCTACAACATTTTGATTGTGATTACTTTGTCGTTTTGTTGTTTGGCTGGGATTTGATTTtaggttaaaaataaaaattgtatttttttttgtagGAGGGTGTTGAAGTATTGACAGAAGAAGCTCCAACAAAATCTGTACCTTCTAGGGGTTCTTCAAAGAGAAGTAGAGCAGCAGAAGTTCATAATTTGTCTGAGAaggtttgtgtttttgtttttgtttattgatgtttgttgATTTTTAGTGTTCTTATGGAATGGATTTTTTTCTGGGATTTGTTGAGTAGAGAAGGAGGAGTAGGATCAATGAGAAAATGAAGGCTTTACAAAATCTAATACCTAATTCTAACAAGGTGCATATGTTTTTTTTAACCTTTGGTTTCAAGGGTgtgtttatttttaacttttcatTCATTATTGTTATTCTTATTGTTATGGATTGTTTCCATGTGTGTGTGACAGACTGATAAGGCTTCAATGCTGGATGAAGCTATTGAATACCTTAAACAGCTTCAGCTTCAAGTACAGGTTTGTATCTCTTTTTATTTACTGCACTTTTGTCCTTGTTGAAGAGTATGGGAGCTTCATTCATTGTATCCTAAACTTAACCAAGCATCTTTGTTTTTCACTTTTTACTCATTATTAATTGGTCCCATCATTACAATCATTTTTGCTTTTATCAACACAACCACCCTATTCTCCAACCCCTCAAGTAATTGACCGACACGTTATTGGACATCAGACACGTCTTCAATTTGAAGTTTCACTCTTACATAGATTTAAAGATGATATAGTTGTGAGATATGACCTTAATGGTGATATTTCAGATGCTTTCGTTGAAAAATGGATTAAGTTTGCATCCTATGTGCTATCCCGAAGGATTGCAGCCTCTGTCATTGTCTCGGTTGAGTATGGAATTGAGTGACGGAAACCGGTCTAACCCTTTAAACATGACATCTACTCTGCCTCATCCCCAAGACAACAACCCTTTGCTCTATGGATCCAATCTTCCTAACAAAAACACATTGACAAGTCAGCCATCAATGTCCTCCTATCCTTCGTATGTTAACAACGCAGAAACTTCTTTCGCGGTGGAATCACGAATTCCGTCGCATAAAAGACCTCTTCAGCAAACTTCTGAGGTAAGTCAATTGTTTGGACTAGTTATAGATATCATATTTAGTTCAATTTAAAAAGTGTAATGTTAATCATGGTGACTTGTTTATCTGTGATTTGGAAAGGCGGTACACGGTGAAGACATGTTGCAGAACCAGAACCAGCAGACAAACACAATCTATTCTGCTACCAATCTATTAGGTGGTTCTCAAGGTGCGGTGTATGTTTCTTGTTTTACAATTCAATGTAACCCATTCTTTCTTATATACAACTATCTCATGCTTTTGCACGTAATGTAGGTGTTGAAGAATTCGAGTCAGGCACGATGGTTGCACCTTCTATTAACAACTCTTTGCAAACATGCATAGCTGGAAGAGATCAGTCAGGTGTGATCATGAGAAGTAACGAGCCAAATGCTATATTCACATCGCAACTAAGTAACTAAATGGTATAAGTAATTAGAAGATGGAAAAAAATAATCAGATTTTTGAAGTTTGGAATGCTTCCAAAACTTTATTAATTTTACTTTCTCATAGAAATAGTATCACTTAAGCATTTTGTGGTGTTGGTAAATGCTAACAAGCTTCTGGCTTATCTGACTTGGGAGATCAATTTATACTCAGCTTCTCAAGTTGATGAGTTATCTGTTTGTTTGCAGACATGATTAACCGATAATTGTTGTGTTAGGTATATAAGGACTGTACTAAAACCTTCTTTGATGATTTCAGCGTAAGATGATGTTTATTGCTTATGAGTTACTAGTTCATGTTAACTTGTAAGAATTTAAGAGTTTAACAATCTTGAATACAAGATTAGTGACATCTTTGTCAATAATAAATGGAGACTAAGAAATCAGTAGGTAGGTTTCCATTTTAAGCCGATACACTTCCATCTTAAGATTAAGAAAAAAGTATAGATGGGGACCATACAACCAAATCAGGTTACTCTTGGTTGATTAAGAAAATGATGACACAATAAATGTTCAAAAATACTATAAGCATCAAGGATTGTGCGCTGCCTGATAAAATGTAGCTTAGTCTTGGATTCCAAAACAATCGATTCTAACAGAAAATGGATGTGTGCTTGTATTCATCTTTGAATTAATGAGATAGAGGATTTCAAAGGTGTCGAAAATGTTTGAAGTATTCGATTGATATTTATACATTCTTGGAAGAACCACACTTCATCTCCTGTGCAAATAGAGACTTGCGAAGAGGTGAAATCTCTCCATTACGTAGCCATCTAGGGAGAGTTGAGCTAATCTCAACCAATGTACTCAAGCGCGAGATCTTAAGCAGGACCGGTCGGCATATAAAAGATCGTAAAACTGATTGGCTTATAAAAGATGGTAGAACTCTGATCATTAGCATTAGAGGTGGCAAATGGGCATGTTGTCCATTTAGGTCCGTTCTGCAAAAGCCCTCCAAGAAAGTGAGGAGGAGCTGGATGGTATAGTTAAGGGTGTGAGTCTAAATTTTTTGGCTGccccataaaaaaaataaaggcggaGCGGAGAGGGTCCGCAAACATTACATATTTTAAgcttaaaaatacaaaatattatgTTAATGCTCGCGTCCGCAAAATAATGGGATGGAGCGGACTCATTATAAACAAAGACAGGAAAATTATAATACAGGTCTAAAAAATTTGAAGGTTTAGCTAATTTTTTTTAAGGCTAACTATCTTTTCTTTAagctatttaataataaattcttaaaaatctttttttatacTTCAAAGAATTTGTTTCAAAAAGCTCAATCTTGACCACGTCAACAACAAAAAGATATTCCTTTGATCATATCACTCTCAGGCATCCTTAACACCTAAGATTGTAGGATCTTACGATCCAATACTCGATCTTGAATATAGTGGTAGTGAATGTATCAACTGTTATGCGTTAGTATAAATACAGTTGCAAAGCCATTGTATTAAGTTGATTAATTAATGCTAAAAAAAAAGCAAAGGGCATGTGTATATTGTGAGTATACCAGAGAAGTCTGATTTGTGATAATGTTGGATCAAGGTTGATGGTATTGATGATGGTGCTCAACAATCGTATTTTTATTAGCCATTATAATggtgttgatgatgattgatcaagTTGTCAGTTAACATTGATGGTAATGTTCAATAGTCATGTGTGACCTAGTTGTTCGTTGGCATTGATGATGGTGCTTAATCGTCTTGATGATGACATCACTCCCGATGTTGCTTTAGTTCGCTCTCGTATCAAGCAATCAGTAGATAGGGACTTTTGAAAATGGTTCGTCGTTCCATCCTGAGGGGAATTTTTATCAAGGCTTGTTTAGATTTTGAAGTAAAACGCTTGGTAGGAAATTAAACCTAAAACTCAGCGGAAATTATCTTGCAAATGATCTTTTAGGGCTTAATAAATTTGGTTTTATCGCTAACATATTTTTGTCTTTAAGTTGAATGAGCCTTTAGCAAGTATGCAGAGGAAAACTAGAGAAAAAAAAAGGGTGCAATTTTGAAGTTTGGGGGGTGCAAAAAACAATAACCCATGCCAAATTTCTTGACAAGGCGCAAAAGGAGCTAATAACTGCCTAAATAATCTATTAGGTGTGGGTGTAGTTGATTACAGtagatttgaatttcaaaattcaaaactttGCTTTACATAAATGATTAACCCTAAGGTATAATCGATTATGACATAGATCAGAGTGCATCGCCTACAATCTAATCATGAGAGAATCTCAAATTTATTTTCCTAATCGATTATCAAGGTAGATACAATCATATATA
The sequence above is a segment of the Vicia villosa cultivar HV-30 ecotype Madison, WI unplaced genomic scaffold, Vvil1.0 ctg.001282F_1_1, whole genome shotgun sequence genome. Coding sequences within it:
- the LOC131634335 gene encoding transcription factor ALC-like is translated as MSHFDSSSQDDISLFLHQILLRSSSSSSSSSHLMPGSILSNPLHHANISPLHPTTRPNPSGGGGLSGNDTDEYDCESEEGVEVLTEEAPTKSVPSRGSSKRSRAAEVHNLSEKRRRSRINEKMKALQNLIPNSNKTDKASMLDEAIEYLKQLQLQVQMLSLKNGLSLHPMCYPEGLQPLSLSRLSMELSDGNRSNPLNMTSTLPHPQDNNPLLYGSNLPNKNTLTSQPSMSSYPSYVNNAETSFAVESRIPSHKRPLQQTSEAVHGEDMLQNQNQQTNTIYSATNLLGGSQGVEEFESGTMVAPSINNSLQTCIAGRDQSGVIMRSNEPNAIFTSQLSN